One genomic window of Candidatus Methylomirabilota bacterium includes the following:
- a CDS encoding isochorismatase family cysteine hydrolase: MDRAEAFEAALRLAPGKTALVVVDMQRGFLDPGVAMEVPPARDIIPRIRTLLDLFREKRLPVVFTEFTYSERASLLVGELHPEHRKAAPGAPRGFGMPSSSCLEGEANLRVVPELQPRPDELVVTKFHYDGFNGTPLDAALRARGVTHLVLTGTMTDICVLATAVGGMNREYRMTVVEDGTATLWPEIQRATLDIIRRAYGRVLTTKQIADEICRW; the protein is encoded by the coding sequence TGGCGCCGGGGAAGACGGCGCTGGTCGTGGTGGACATGCAGCGCGGCTTTCTCGACCCGGGCGTGGCGATGGAAGTGCCGCCCGCCCGTGACATCATTCCCCGGATCCGCACCCTCCTCGACCTCTTCCGCGAGAAACGCCTGCCCGTCGTCTTCACAGAGTTCACCTATTCCGAGCGGGCGTCTCTCCTGGTGGGCGAGCTGCATCCCGAGCATCGCAAGGCCGCCCCGGGCGCTCCTCGCGGGTTCGGCATGCCTTCGTCCTCCTGCCTCGAGGGCGAGGCCAATCTCCGCGTCGTGCCCGAGCTCCAGCCCCGCCCGGACGAGCTGGTCGTGACCAAGTTCCACTACGACGGCTTCAACGGGACGCCGCTGGACGCTGCGCTCCGCGCCCGCGGCGTCACCCATCTGGTGCTCACGGGCACGATGACAGACATCTGCGTGCTGGCAACGGCAGTCGGGGGCATGAACCGCGAGTACCGCATGACGGTCGTCGAGGACGGGACGGCCACCCTTTGGCCCGAGATCCAGCGCGCCACCCTCGACATCATCCGCCGCGCCTATGGCCGCGTCCTCACCACCAAGCAGATCGCCGACGAGATCTGCCGGTGGTAG